Genomic window (Melopsittacus undulatus isolate bMelUnd1 chromosome 29, bMelUnd1.mat.Z, whole genome shotgun sequence):
CAGTACACACACCAGTAGACACCAGTACACACACCAGTGTACCCCAATGGGTGCTCAGCGCTGCCCACTGCTTCCCAGTGTAAGTACCCATAgacaccagtacacaccagtgcatcccagtacacaccagtacacaccagtgtacccccatagacacccagACACCAATGTACCCCCATATACACCAATAcaccccaatgcatcccaatacACACCAGTGTATCCCATATACACCAATGAACACCATCATACACCCCAATGTAGCCCCATACACACCTGAATACACTCCAATGTACCCCAATGAACCCCAAGTACACCCAAATATACACCCgaaataggcaaaaatacaCAATacaccccaaatacacccaaaatacactgaaaataggcagaaatacacccaaaatacacccaaatacacccgaaataggcaaaaatacacctgaaatacattTGGTACcgtccaacccccccccccccaacccccctgTTTTAGGGCTTCCCCCCCAGTCACGTGTCTCCCCCCATAAAACCCCCTTTGGTACCTTCCAACCCCCCCATTGTAGGGGTCCCCCCCAATAATCACGTGTCTCCCCCCATCACGTGTCTctatctccccccccccaaatcacGTGTTCCCCCATCACGTGTCCCCCTCATCACGTGTCCCCCTGATCACGTGTCCCCGCAGGGAGAACCCCCTCTCCGAGTACCGCATCTCATTGGGCTCCATTCATTTACTGTCCCCCCAATCACGTGTCCCCCCATCACGTGTCCCCTAACCACGTGTCCCCCCGATCACGTGTCCCCCTAACCACGTGTCCCCCTAATCACGTGTCCCCGCAGGGAGAACCCCCTCTCTGACTACCGGATCTCATTGGGCTCCATTCATTTACTGTCCCCTCCCTAATCACGTGCCCCCCTCATCACGTGTCCCCCTAACCACGTGTCCCCCTCATCACGTGTCCCCCTCATCACGTGTCCCCCTAACCACGTGTCCCCCTCATCACGTGTCCCCTAATCACGTGTCCCCCTGATCACGTGTCCCCGCAGGGAGAACCCCCTCTCCGACTACCGGATCTCATTGGGCTCCATTCATTTACTGTCCCCCCAATCACGTGTCCCCCCCATCACGTGTCCCCTGATCACGTGTCCCCGCAGGGAGAACCCCCTCTCCGACTACCGGATCTCATTGGGCTCCATTCATTTActgtcccctcccccccacctccaaGTGCGGGCGGTGACGTCACTGCACCGGCCCCGTGACGTCACGGCGGGGGGCGGGGACTTGGCCCTGCTCAGGCTCCGCCCCCCCGTGACCCCCACGCGGTGGGTCAGACCCATCTGCCTCCCGGGGCCCCAGGACCCCCCCGTGGAGGCCGGAACCAACTGCACCGTCAGCGGATGGGGGGATACACGTGATGCTGGTTAGTGACatatagacaccctatagaccctatagacaccctatagacatcctatagacaccctatagacatcctatagacaccctatagacaccctatagaccctatagacaccctatagacaccctatagacaccctatagacaccctatagacaccctatagacaccccatagacaccctatagacaccctatacatcctatagacaccctatagacaccctatagacaccctatagaccctatagacaccctatagacaccctatagacaccctatagaccctatagacaccctatagaccctatagacaccatatagacaccctatagacaccatatagacaccctatagacaccctatagaccccatacaccctatagacaccctatacacaccctatagacaccctatagacaccccatagacaccctatagacaccctatacatcctatagacaccctatagacaccctatagacaccctatacatcctatagacaccctatagacaccctatagaaccctatagacaccctatacaccctatagacaccctatacatcctatagacaccctatacatcctatagacaccctatagacaccctatacatcctatagaccccatagagcccatagacaccatagacacacatagacacacatagaccccatagggaccacCTTAAATACACCCATAGGGAGGTTAAATACAGCCAGAGCCACCTTAAATAACCCCCAGGACCCCATTTACCCCCTTTGCGACCGTATATAACCCCATTAGGACCCAATTCACCCTCTTTAGaccccatttacccccattagaaccccattcaccccccatttaccccccttAGACCCCATTATTTACCCTCATTGCCCCATttacccccattcacccccttCAGACCCCACTTACTCCCTTTAGATCCCATTTACCCCCTTAGGACCCTATTTACCCCCATTTagaaccccattgatccccattgccccccattgatccctattgatccccattcacccccattgacccccgttgaccccccattgaccccactgaCCCCGCTGACCCCGTGACCCCGCAGtgccgctgcccccccccaagcccctcCTCCACGCTGACGTCACTGTCCTGAGCCGCCGTCGCTGCCGCTGCCTCTATGGGCGGGGGGAGGGGCTGAGTCCCGACATGCTCTGCGCGGGGCACCCGAGGGGGCTGACGGATGCGTGTCAGGTGAGCGGCAAACACGTGACCCCCGTACCCCCCATGTGACCTCCATATCCACCCATGTGACCCCCATAACCCCTCATGTGACCGTTACATCCCATGTGACCCCTGTAACCCCCATGTGACCCCTATTACCGCCTTTTATACCCCATGTGACCCCCATACCCCTCATGTGACCCCTTATACCCCCATGTGACCCATATTACCCCCATGTGACCCTTATACCCCCCTTATCCCCCCACGtgacccccataacccccatgtGACTGTTATATCCCATGAGACCCCTTATACCCCCCCTTTCCCTCTATGTGACCCCTATAACCCCCCACATGACCCCTATACCTCCCCATGTGACCCCATTACAACCCCATGTGACCCCTATACCCTCCATACCCCTCCCATGTGACCCCTCTACCCCCCCTTATATCTCCCCATGTGACCCCTATACTTCATGTGACCCCTCTAACCCCCATGTGACCCCTATATTACCCCCATGTGACCCCTATAACCCCCCAATGTGACCCCTATACCCCTCCCATGTGACCCCTATATCCCATGtgacccccatacccccccttTATCCCCCCACGTGACCCCTTATACCCCCCATGTGACCCCTATTACCCCCTCATGTGACCCTTATTACCCCCCACGTGACCCCCCCTGACCTCTGCCCTCTGCCCCCAGGGTGACTCGGGGGGGCCGCTCTCGTGCCTGCGCAGGGGTCGCTGGGTCCTCGTCGGGGTCGTGACCTCAGGGGTCACGTGTGGGGCGGGGCCTAAACCAGGGCTCTACACAGGCACCGCCCCCCACAGGGACTGGATCCGGGTCACCGTGGGGTCAGCTGGGGGTCACGGGGGtcaggggggggaggggggggatggggtcaatgggaccaatgggatcaatgggatcaatgggaccaatgggatcaatggggtcaatggggtcaatggggtcaatgggatcaatggggtcaatggggtcaatggggtcaatggggtcaatggggtcaatgggatcaatggggtcaatggggtcaatggggtcaatggggtcaatgggatcaatggggtcaatggggtcaatggggtcaatggggtcaatggggtcaatggggtcagcAGTGACCCCATATGGCCCCAAGAGGAGGATGATGAGTGGGACGAAGGCTCCTGTGACCcaaccccacagcagccccatagcaaagGGACCAGCCCCAGTGTCCATGGGGCCCTATGGGGGCTGCTGGGGGTCATGTGGGTCTGGGggtagggggggggggcacttatggggcacaggagctgcACTTATGGGGCGTGGGAGCCATACTTATGGGGTGTGGGAGCtgcacttatggggcaggggaCCCACatttgggcccccccccccccccccaataaagCACAATGAATCCCAGTTCCACCTGCACCTTTACTGGTGTGAACTGGGGAGACCcacaggggatgtggggcagcccataggggatgtggggcagcccATAGAAGACATGGGGCACACAGAGCAAACATGCAGCACCCCATAGCAGATGTAGGGTAGCCTGTAGCAGATATAGGGCACCCCATAGAAgccatggggcaccccatagcaGATATAGGGCACCCCATAGAAGGTATGGGGCGCCCCATAGCAGATATAGGGCACCCCATAGCAGATATAGGGCACCCTATAGCAGATATAGGGCACCCCATAGCAGATATAGGGCACCCCATAGAAGGTATGGGGCGCCCCATAGCAGATATAGGGCACCCCATAGCAGATATAGGGCACCCCATAGCAGATGTGGGGCTCCTCCTCTTCACTTCTTGGCCACTTTAGGCTGCTTGTGCTTGGGGGGGGCCCAGCGCAGGCAGATGGAGTCCACTGTTGGGGGGCAGAAAGAggcagttatggggcaggggaggTCCCAGTTATGGGTCCCAGTTATGGGTCCCACTTGTGGGTCAGCCCCCCAAGTACCGGTGATGGGTCCCCCCCATAGCtcccacttatgggtcccagTTATGGGTCCGCCCCATAGCcacttatgggtcagccccCCAAGTTACCGGTGATGGGTCCCCCCCATAGCTCCCACTTATAGGTCCGCCCCCCAAGTACCAGTGATGGGTCCCCCCCATAGCTCCcacttatgggtcagccccCCAAGTACcagttatgggtcagccccCCAAGTACCGGTGATGGGTCCACCCCATAGCCACTtgtgggtctgccccatagctcccactTGTGGGTCCCCCCCATAGATTCCACTTATGGATCCCAGTTATGGGTCCCAGTTATGGGTCCcacttatgggtcagccccCCAAGTACCAGTTATGGGTCTcagttatgggtcagccccCCAAGTACCAGTTATGGGTCTcagttatgggtcagccccCCCAGTACAGTACCAGTGATGGGCGGGCGCTTGTACTGGGCGCTGCGCAGATGCTCCTCCACCAGCCTGGGGGTCACACAGATCACGTGTTGACCCTTCCAGTACTTGACCATGTTGAGGGACTGGAGTGTGCTGATGATGTCACTCTGGGTGATGCTGGTCATCTGACTGGGATTGAACTGGGATTAACTGGGATTGAACTGGGATTAACTGGGATTGAACTGGGATTAACTGGGATTGAACTGGGGTtaactgggagggactgggattgaactgggagggactgggggtaactgggattgaactgggagggactgggggtaactgggattgaactgggagggactgggggtaactgggattgaactgggagggactgggagggactggagTGTGCTGATGATGTCACTCTGCATGATGCTGGTCATCTGACTGGGAGTGAACTGGGGTTAACTGGGATTgaactgggagggactgggattgAACTGGGATTGAACTGGGATTAACTGGGATTGAACTGGGATTgaactgggagggactgggagggactgggagggactggagTGTGCTGATGATGTCACTCTGGGTGATGCTGGTCATCTGACTGGGATTAACTGGGATTAACTGGGATTGAACTGGGATTAACTGGGATTGAACTGGGGTtaactgggagggactgggattgaactgggagggactgggggtaactgggattgaactgggagggactgggagggactgggagggactgggagggactggggttaactgggattgaactgggattgaactgggagggactggggttaactgggattgaactgggattgaactgggagggactggggttaactgggattgaactgggattggactgggatggactgggagggactgggattgaactgggagggactgggagggactggagTGTGCTGATGATGTCACTCTGGGTGATGCTGGTCATCTGACTGGGAGTGAACTGGGGTTAACTGGGATTGAACTGGGGTTAACTGGGATTGAACTGGGAttgaactgggatggactgggagggactgggagggactgggattgaactgggagggactgggagggactggagTGTGCTGATGATGTCACTCTGGGTGATGCTGGTCATCTGACTGGGGGTAACTGGGATTAACTGGGATTGACTGGGATTGAACTGGGATTAACTGGGATTgaactgggagggactgggatggactgggagggactgggattgAACTGGGATTGAACTGGGATTGACTGGGATTGAACTGGGGGTAACTGGGATTGAACTGGGATtaactgggagggactgggattgaactgggagggactgggattgaactgggagggactgggggtAACTGGGATTGAACTGGGGTTAACTGGGATTGAACTGGGATTgaactgggagggactgggattgactgggagggactgggattgACTGGGAGGGACTAGGGTTAAACTGgaagggactgggagggactggggtTAACTGGGATGGTCTGGAAGGGACTGGGATTaaactgggagggactgggatggactgggagggactggaaGGGACTGGGATTGAACTGGGTTTGAaatgggagggactgggattgAACTGGGATTAAACTCATTGTTATACTGGTTTCTAACAGTCTGTACTGGTTTACACTAGTCTATAATGGTTTAGATTGATAAAACCGGCTTATACTGATGTATGCTggttatactggtttatactggtttgtactggtttatactggtcaTACTGGTCCGTATTGGTttgtactggtttatactggtccgtactggtctgtactggtttatactggtctatagtggtttatactggttatactggtttgtactggtctatactggccatactggtgtgtactggtctatactggtccgtactggtttatactggtttgtactggtctatactggtttatactggttatactggtctatactggtttatactggtttgtactggtctatactggtttatactggttatactggtctatactggtttatactggtctgcactggtttatactggtctatactggtttatactggcCATACCTGAGGTCCTTGATGGACAGCGTGCCCCTGAAGTCCCTCAGGATCTCCAGCAGGACCCAGGACCAGTAACTCCTGTAGCTCAACTTGCCCAGGTCAGACAGAGGCTTCTCTGGGGACCCAACTGTGGCCTCCAGCTTGGACAGCTCATAGCctgcaatggggcaatggggtcagtggggatcaatggggatcaatgggatcaatggggcaatggggatcaatggggatcaatggggattaatggggatcaatgggggtaatgggggtaatggggcaatgggggcaatgggggtaatggggcaatggggctctatgggatcaatggggatcaatggggatcaatggggctcagtggggctctatgggtctctatagggctctatgggtctctatgggtctcaatggggtcaatgggatcaatgggatcaatggggtctctatgtgtctctatgggtctcactGAAGGCAATGAGGAACTTCCCGTATCCTCGGCGCTGATATGGGGGCAGGGTCAGGATACAGGCGACATTGTTCCCATCCGGAGACTCCTTCTCCTGCAGAGAGGGAataacatgggaatgacatgggaataacatgggaataacatgggaatgacatgggaataacatgggaataacatgggaataacatgggaataacatgggaatgacatgggaatgacatgggaatgatATGGGAATGATATGGGAATGATATGGGAATGATATGGGAATGATATGGGAATGatatgggaatgacatgggaatgacatgggaatgatATGGGAATGATATGGGAATGATATGGGAATGATATGGGAATGACGTGGGAGTGACATGGGAATAACATGGGATTGATATGGGAATGATACaggaatgacatgggaatgatATGGGAATGATACAGGAATGATACAGGAATGaaatgggaatgacatgggtATTCTATGGGAATAATATGACAATGATATGGGAATGCCATAGGAATCCCATGGGAACACAATGGGAATGCTATGGGAACACAATGGGAACACTATGGGAACACAATGGGAACACTATGGGAACACTATGGGAACACAATGGGAACACAATGGGAACACAATGGGAACACTATGGGAACACAATGGGAACACTATGGGAACACTATGGGAACACAATGGGAACACTATGGGAACACAATGGGAACACTATGGGAACACTATGGGAACACAATGGGAACACTATGGGAACACTATGGGAACACAATGGGAACACTATGGGAACACAATGGGAACACAATGGGAACGCTATGGGAACACCATGGGAACACAATGGGAACACTATGGGAACACTATGGGAACACAATGGGAACACCATGGGAACACCATGGGAACACAATGGGAACACTATGGGAACACTATGGGAACACTATGGGAACACTATGGGAACACTATGGGAACACAATGGGAACACTATGGGAACGCTATGGGAACACAATGGGAATCCAATGGGAACACTATGGGATCACTATGGGATCACTATGGGATCACTATGGGATCGCTATGGGAACACTATAGGAACACAATGGGAACACAATGGGAATGCTATGGGATCACTATGGGATCACTATGGGATCACTATGGGATGGCTATGGGATCACTATGGGATCACTATGGGATCACTATGGGATCACTATGGGATGGCTATGGGATGGCTATGGGATCACTATGGGATGGCTATGGGATCACTATGGGATGGCTATGGGATCACTATGGGATGGCTATGGGATGGCTATGGGATCACTATGGGATGGCTATGGGATGGCTATGGGATCACTATGGGATGGCTATGGGATGGCTATGGGATGGCTATGGGATCACTATGGGAACACTATGGGATGGCTATGGGATGGCTATGGGATGGCTATGGGATCACTATGGGATCACTATGGGATCACTATAGGATCACTATGGGATGGCTATGACCCCCACCTTGGAGAAGTACCCCACGATGTGAGCTCCATCCCGATCCACCTCGGTCAGCAGGTAGAACACAAAAGGCTCCACATCAAAGTAAAGGGTCTTGTGGTCCAGGAAGAGCTTGGCCAATAGGCAGAGGTTCTGGCAGTAGATCTGGTGACGTCACCGTGACGTCAGCGATGACGTCATCAACATCCCGGCCCCCCATTGGCCCTCACTACCTTGTGGTCTTTGCCGTCCACCTCATAGACTGAGATGTTCCCCTTGCGGTAGATCTCACGGCCTGGGGGCTGGCGCCACTGGCACTGGGCCTGGGATGTATAGAACACATATAGAACACGTATAGAACACGTATGGGACACGTATGGGACATGTATGTAACATAGATGGAATATGTATGGGATAGGTATGGGACACGGATGGGATATGGATGGGATAAGTATAGGACAGGTATGTGACATGGATGGGACACAGATGGAACATGTATAGAACATGTATGGGACACATATGTGATAGGTACAGGACATGTATGTGATAGGTATGGGATACATATgggacacagacaggacacataTGGGGCATGGATGGGATATGTATGGGACATGGATGGGATACGTATGCGATATGTATGGGACAGGTATGGGATAGGTATGGGACACACATGCGATAGGTATGAGACATGTATGGGACATGTATGGGGAACATGTGGAACGCGTATGGGACACATATGGGTATGTATGGGATATGTATGGGGTAAGCATGGAATATGTATGGGACATGTATGGGACACAGATGGGACATGTATAGGACACAAATGGGACACATATGGGACATGTATGGGACATGTATGGGATAAGCATGGGACAGGTATGGGATATGTATGGGACATGGATGGGACATGTATGGAACACATATGGGACATGTATCAGCCGCATATGGAACATGTGTCTAACGTGTGTGACATGTATGTGACACTGTTACACCTATGTTACACGTATTACATGCATTACACACATGCTACACGTATGTTACATCTATGTTACACGTACTAAATGTACTACACACACAATACACACATGTTACACACACATTACACGTACTACACACACACTACATGCATATTACACCTATGTTACACAGATTACATGCACTACACACATAATACACGCATTACACATATGTTACGTTACACATATGTTACGCGTTACATGCACTACACACATGATACACACGTTTCACACATGTTACATGTACATTACATGCACTACACACATAAGACACACGTTATACATGTTACACATATGTTACACACATAACACACACATTACACGTATGTTACACACACCACGAGCATGTTACACGTATGATACACACACATTACACGTATGTTACACGTACGTCCCACGCACCAGGTGCATGCGGAAGGAGCGCTCATACTTCATGTACTTGAGGCAGAACTCACAGATCCAGAGTTACACGTATGTTACACACACATTACACATACGTTACACACATTACACGTACGTTACACGTATGTTACACGTATGTTACACGTATGTTACACGCACCAGGTGCATGCGGAAGGAGCGCTCGTACTTCATGTACTTGAGGCAGAACTCACAGATCCAGAGTTACACGTATGTTACACACACATTACACATACGTTACACACATTACACGTACGTTACATGTATGTTACACGCACCAGGTGCATGCGGAAGGAGCGCTCGTACTTCATGTACTTGAGGCAGAACTCACAGATCCAGAGTTACACGTATGTTGCACACATATCACACACATTACACGTATGTTACACATATGTTACACGTATGTTACACGCACCAGGTGCATGCGGAAGGAGCGCTCATACTTCATGTACTTGAGGCAGAACTCACAGATCCAGAGTTACACGTATGTTACACGTATGTTACACACACATTACACATACGTTACACACATTACACGTATGTCACACGTATGTTACACGCACCAGGTGCATGCGGAAGGAGCGCTCGTACTTCATGTACTTGAGGCAGAACTCACAGATCCAGAGTTACACGTATGTTACACGCATTACACACACGTTACACGTATGTCACACGTATGTTACACATATGTTACACGCACCAGGTGCATGCGGAAGGAGCGCTCGTACTTCATGTACTTGAGGCAGAACTCACAGATCCAGAGTTACACGTATGTTACACGTATGTTACACACACATTACACATACGTTACACACATTACACGTATGTTACACGTATGTTACACGCACCAGGTGCATGCGGAAGGAGCGCTCGTACTTCATGTACTTGAGGCAGAACTCACAGATCCAGAGCTTCGGCTGCTTCCCATAATCCTCTGGGAAGGGGGAGAAGTACCAGGCGTCAATCTCATAGTGACCTATGTGGATCTTGTCCACGTACTTCACCTTGGTGATCTGGGGAACAACATGGGATATACATGGGATATATATGGGATATACATGGGATAAcaacatgggataacatgggtaATAACATGGGATAATAACATGGGATAATGTGGGATAAGtgcatgggataacatgggataacaaTGGGATAACAACATGgttaacatgggataacatgggataactgCATGGGATAACATGGAATAAcataacatggataacatgggataacatggataacattaataacatgggataacatgggatacatgggataacatggataacatgggataacatgggataatgACATGGGATACATGGGATAACTCACAGCCTCATGCTCcttctccagtgctgctgtggttgGATCCATCTCTGCGTAGGTCTGCAAAGGGAATCCACATCCTGATCCCGACCCCATCCCAATCCATCCCATTCCAATCCCATCCTGATCCCAAtccatcccagtctatcccaatcaattcccagtccatcccaatcCAATCCCAGTCTATTCCAGTCTATCTCAATCCATTCCCAGTCTACCCCAATCCATCCCCAGTCCATCCCAATCCCCTCtcagtctatcccagtctaaCCCAAtcccctcccagtccatcccactCCATCCCAGTCCATACCAATCCATTCCCAGTCTAACCCAATCccctcccagtctatcccagtccatcccaatccattcccagtccatcccagtcaatcccagtccatcccagtcaaTCCCAATCCATTCCCAGTCTAACCCAAacccctcccagtccatcccagtccatcccaatccattcccagcccatcccagtccatcccaatcccatcccagtccatACCAATCCAttcccagtccatcccaatcCCCTCCCAGTCTAACCCAATCCcctcccagcccatcccatTCCAACAAagtctatcccagtccatcccaatcCAGTCCCAGTCCATCCAATCCATTCCCAGTCTAATCCAAtcccctcccagtccatcccagtctatcccaatccatcccagtctatcccaatCCATTCCCAGTCTAACCCAAacccctcccagtccatcccagtccatcccagtccatcccagtctatcccagtccctcccatcACCTTCTGCACGTGGTTGATCTCATCATGACGCCTCTTCTGGTTCCGGGTCAGCTTCCGCTCAGGCTCCGCCCCCCCCGgcccaggccccgcccccccgggcccaggccccgcccccggGCTCCGGCTGCCCCCAGCCCGGGCCAGGCGGGACCTGGGGACCCATTCATCCAGGCGGCGATTGACtgtaatggggatcaatggggatcaatggggatcaatgggggtcaatggggatcaatggggatcaatggggatcaatggggatcaatggggatcaatggggatcaatgggggcaatggggatcaatgggggtcaatggggatcaatggagatcaatgggggtcaatggggatcaatgggggcaatggggatcaatggggatcaatgggggtcaatggggatcaatgggggtcaatggggcaatggggatcaatgggggtcaatggggatcaatgggggcaatggggatcaatagggatcaatgggggcaatgggggtaatggggatcaatgaggatcaatgggggtcaatgggatcaatggggatcaatggggatcaatgggggtaatggggatcaatggggatcaatgggggtcaatgggatcaatggggatcaatggggtaatggggtaatgggggtaatggggtcaatgggggtaatggggatcaatggggatcaatgggggtaatgggggtaatggggtcaatgggggtaatggggatcaatgggggtaatggggatcaaagggggtaatgggggcaatgggggtaatggggatcaatgggggtaatggggcaatgggggtaatgggggcaatgggggtcaatggggatc
Coding sequences:
- the LOC117437831 gene encoding serine protease 33-like — translated: MGPGMGLGWGPILSLGMRLSLSLMMGGHWGTVTADDTVPCGSPVQPRVVGGSEALPGQWPWQASVTFRGGHVCGGALIDPQWVLSAGHCFPVENPLSDYRISLGSIHLLSPPPHLQVRAVTSLHRPRDVTAGGGDLALLRLRPPVTPTRWVRPICLPGPQDPPVEAGTNCTVSGWGDTRDAVPLPPPKPLLHADVTVLSRRRCRCLYGRGEGLSPDMLCAGHPRGLTDACQGDSGGPLSCLRRGRWVLVGVVTSGVTCGAGPKPGLYTGTAPHRDWIRVTVGSAGGHGVPPAPLLV
- the KAT8 gene encoding histone acetyltransferase KAT8, coding for MADGAATAAAPLGAQGPEAAGTGSGTGATGSGDDATSGSGPGPAPREVPVEIGETYMCRRGDGSWHSAEVIQSRLNEQEGREEFYVHYVGFNRRLDEWVPRSRLARAGGSRSPGAGPGPGGAGPGPGGAEPERKLTRNQKRRHDEINHVQKTYAEMDPTTAALEKEHEAITKVKYVDKIHIGHYEIDAWYFSPFPEDYGKQPKLWICEFCLKYMKYERSFRMHLAQCQWRQPPGREIYRKGNISVYEVDGKDHKIYCQNLCLLAKLFLDHKTLYFDVEPFVFYLLTEVDRDGAHIVGYFSKEKESPDGNNVACILTLPPYQRRGYGKFLIAFSYELSKLEATVGSPEKPLSDLGKLSYRSYWSWVLLEILRDFRGTLSIKDLSQMTSITQSDIISTLQSLNMVKYWKGQHVICVTPRLVEEHLRSAQYKRPPITVDSICLRWAPPKHKQPKVAKK